The following proteins are co-located in the Spea bombifrons isolate aSpeBom1 chromosome 3, aSpeBom1.2.pri, whole genome shotgun sequence genome:
- the GJA10 gene encoding gap junction alpha-10 protein, whose translation MCCRNDSLKMGDWNLLGSILEEVHIHSTIVGKIWLTILFIFRMLVLGVAAEDVWDDEQDDFICNTDQPGCKNVCYDQAFPISLIRYWVLQIIFVSSPSLVYMGHALYRLRALEKERQKKRAQIKAELEELDTLIDEHRRLERELRKLEEQKKVNKAPLRGSLLRTYVLHILTRSVVEVGFMIGQYLLYGFQLDPLYKCARLPCPNTVDCFVSRPTEKTIFMVFMHSIAAVSLFLNILEIFHLGIKKLRKGLYKKHMSDVTEDEISICKSKKNSVQQVCIMSNSSPNKMIPMSSSGYKLLPDQQMDSVGLPAYLPPTQSFKEVQMINDQTQYGKIMVPDKHRRSGDHINMDQHSGQINKQESRYVECHRMSNHIDQYHGQVLNRSPPDQHMGDQPHPSNVQKRNLSSSSEDSHKKSQYNRNCLGSKGCLKSQQSLDQARHGPVHPLRSCLHSSHMELPSALRKYSRVSSCKDFAEDRSDSADSGHRKVSSTSRGLSESRLASDPESSDSRNGSGSESRKREESPSITPPPPSGRRMSMASKGRQSKANPLYRLLV comes from the coding sequence ATGTGTTGCAGAAATGATAGTTTGAAGATGGGGGACTGGAATTTGCTGGGCAGTATTCTTGAAGAAGTTCACATTCACTCCACCATTGTTGGTAAGATCTGGCTCACCATTCTCTTTATATTCCGGATGCTTGTTCTTGGAGTGGCAGCTGAAGATGTGTGGGATGATGAACAGGATGACTTTATATGCAACACAGATCAGCCAGGCTGCAAGAATGTGTGCTATGATCAAGCGTTCCCCATCTCACTTATACGGTACTGGGTGTTACAGATAATATTTGTGTCCTCTCCGTCTCTAGTCTACATGGGACATGCTCTTTACAGACTAAGAGCATTGGAAAAGGAGAGACAGAAGAAGCGAGCACAAATCAAGGCAGAGCTGGAGGAGCTAGACACTCTGATTGATGAACATAGGAGACTGGAAAGAGAACTCCGAAAGTTagaggaacaaaaaaaagtaaacaaggcACCTCTAAGGGGCTCACTGTTACGGACATATGTTCTGCATATCTTAACCAGATCTGTGGTGGAAGTTGGCTTTATGATAGGCCAATATCTATTGTATGGATTTCAACTGGATCCCCTGTATAAGTGTGCACGTTTGCCATGTCCTAACACGGTGGACTGTTTTGTGTCCAGGCCAACAGAGAAGACTATTTTTATGGTGTTTATGCACAGTATAGCAGCGGTATCTCTGTTCCTAAATATCTTAGAAATATTCCATTTGGGAATCAAAAAGTTAAGAAAGGGGTTATACAAGAAGCACATGTCTGATGTGACAGAGGATGAAATAAGCATTTGCAAGTCAAAGAAAAACTCAGTGCAACAGGTTTGCATCATGAGTAATTCTTCACCAAACAAGATGATCCCTATGTCTTCAAGTGGCTACAAGCTGCTACCTGACCAGCAAATGGACTCAGTTGGGCTGCCAGCTTATCTGCCACCTACACAGAGCTTTAAGGAAGTGCAGATGATCAATGACCAAACCCAGTATGGAAAAATCATGGTCCCCGACAAGCATAGGAGGAGTGGAGATCATATTAACATGGACCAGCACAGTGGACAGATTAATAAACAAGAGTCAAGGTATGTAGAATGCCACAGGATGAGTAACCACATTGATCAGTACCATGGACAGGTATTAAACAGGAGTCCCCCTGATCAGCACATGGGAGATCAACCACACCCTTCCAATGTACAAAAGAGGAACCTGTCCTCCAGCAGTGAGGATTCCCATAAGAAATCACAGTACAACAGGAACTGCCTGGGATCCAAGGGCTGCCTAAAGAGCCAGCAGTCTTTAGACCAGGCTCGGCATGGTCCAGTCCACCCCCTGAGATCCTGCCTTCATTCCAGTCACATGGAGCTTCCTTCTGCCTTGCGCAAGTACAGTAGGGTTAGCAGTTGCAAGGACTTTGCTGAGGATCGCAGTGACTCTGCAGACAGTGGCCACAGGAAAGTCAGTTCCACTTCCAGGGGGCTGTCCGAGAGCAGGCTGGCCAGTGACCCAGAGAGTTCTGACTCAAGGAATGGTTCAGGCTCTGAGTCAAGAAAGCGAGAGGAAAGTCCAAGCATCACTCCTCCTCCACCATCCGGGCGCAGAATGTCAATGGCAAGTAAAGGCAGGCAGTCAAAGGCTAACCCTCTTTACAGGCTGCTGGTGTAG
- the CASP8AP2 gene encoding CASP8-associated protein 2 yields MTDKYTGVEERDIFLNVFGSPAKSDTSSLDIYDGLDVASLSDELPQSSTPPRNCLDLYEEIITEEVTAKEASHSDLQSAYDKCQKQMKALIEKLKEIQMKNTSLQNENICLKKNISALIKTARVEINRKDQEINNLERRLSTPRSFRNFKSVPPHKTHCQGDMPYRDVRSMNVGNMRTEVKVQSTSSEATVSGNSDKNAPEKGNISGLVESGTLITSKYQNAMHNKDSLDSLQKEVTKSHLNAGEKKQRKEKDRDLRGRKEERQQITNLENEKRNFDLRGKLNLSDKIAPEKRNISGLVEIGTLITTKCQNVMHHKESLDSSFQKEVPESHLNAGEKKPRKEKDTDNRDRDLRGRKEERQQITSLENEKRNFDLRGKLNLFDKIAPEKGNISGPVESGTFITTKFQNVMHHKECLDSSLQKEVSESQLNAGEQKPRKEKDTDNKDRDLRGRKEERQQITNLENEKRNFDLRGKLNLSDKIAPEKGNISGLVETGTLITTKCQNVMHHKESLDSSLQKEVPESHLNAGEKKPRKEKDTDNRDRDLRGRKEERQQITSLENEKRNFDLRGKLNLSDKIAPEKGNISGLVETGTLITTKCQNVMHHKESLDSLQKEVPESHLNAGEKKPRKEKDRDLRGRKEERQQITSLENEKRNFDLRGKLNLSDKIAPEKGNISGLVEIGTLITTKCQNVMHHKESLDSSLQKEVPESHLNAGEKKPRKEKDTDNRDRDLRGRKEERQQITSLENEKRNFDLRGKLNLSDKIAPEKGNISGLVETGTLITTKCQNVMHHKESLDSSLQKEVPESHLNAGEKKPRKEKDTDNRDRDLRGRKEERQQITSLENEKRNFDLRGKLNLSDKIAPEKGNISGLVETGTLITTKCQNVMHHKESLDSSLQKEVPESHLNAGEKKPRKEKDTDNWDLRGGKEERRQITSLENEKRNFDLRGKLNLSDKIAPEKGNITGLVEISTLITTKCQNVMHHKESLDSSLQKEVSESHLNAGEKKPRKEKDTDNRDGDLKGRKEERQQVTSLENEIRNFDLGGKLNQSSSNHGKNEGDQESKGTKSDGNHETGNKIYFNSSGYEKSSSTRGKTQLRDQPHPKDKLKNKHEKSPQKRDSKGYERCRETEYRRSATGKEDNQPRRSKRTIPFPKEETSHKSVKCDLNDSRNRNDLGRKEKRTSDYNKDLRSTYNKESRCFSKNEMSTSKNGKQTRDDKSTKSDRRHDEKRRSRDDRDASRRERKGPTEKERLISQSPNKKRNKVDSCSAEQESPSTLSNGKTNAEKKPPCEQDTKLSFMETLNLTLSPAKKKSQCEVEHGSKNVSESNVECTIVAAEDVVSSEVFDCLENAGEKKTLSNLRATKEIDSTTITETQELQVGGVHIEEPLSLCESIRTVDPITCLQELPPALILKHINATPIKKVPPEVFLADDLISLSSDEMETHSCVDGSDIGELESFIEIDKCSGSESPNESNPDKDIVQTEICQDQAMLAEQIPDPAAGTTSNLEPNTNENLKDADTSHQCMSLSKELNKENCQPANKADTDSGNDWLVISSDEVEEGEIISDNEDAFKSEKTLESSEKNNSAEEVNIIHSQVTCTREMSSLTDANGVVSKTPPASKEKAKIRTKTKLIPLPNSTSRKQKPCLEGIVQIVKPSTVLDVLLMSRVIRKHIRTKYMKFKMQVSVRQFHSVIEHGTLYFLELMKTIDWSTLCSSPDRVKKCACKYIESKMKRVKKNGIVDRIFEQRLEDMKKKLWKFVDEQLDCLFDKLKAMLTRLCDKVKQQRDDSTNLLTSETTANPKVFSVLVNDPHKTSKNKKKNLSQLSKKMLRHGTCLRQEQHELPYGSKGYATKHPNVSNKLTHPKKGGAVSPVSDTRPAIALGKNVNANHAAKHSHISNKSLSLKPDRSIQNTSELSFSLLSDDHMGELFKSLLHHSDHLVPNNILDEDIFICISPEKNNSLQKSENVNLSTELTTPTQSFASWPPVFPSQSKTFSRFDHFLHPDVLDESCMLEIPNSASSVKNIPSSEERTKSFTSILLEDLAVSLTVPSPLKSDSHLSFLREASAPETVLGEILDPLCIEDALLEEDATEQDIHLTLDSENSSSCSLPDTNDTPSTFQCHPSEPMQAVVMEKSNDHFIVKIRRAVSNSPNAECSSTEDASIATTHLAQPEVKTLSNVSCNSNEGESGSDLLGEGVGCQSEMYMRGNGGNKTSEEILGQPSFSNETRSVNALEAVTKLLEGLNASCTTTATDVNTSCDTVKHSTGSVKEVDVCSGNTNVDPLGEEASNLCIAEDTGPTVVKKRKNVAKEESLPKRQKGSSHQDSETERSKSRRIDKTDANTSLDAEKCSGKHNRSSSDDLTCMSSPSNLSAKNIIKKKGEVIVSWTREEDRTILLECQKLGPNEKTFEFLSLKMNKLPFQIEERFRQLLKLFKKSKHAKS; encoded by the exons ATGAACTCCCACAATCCAGCACACCCCCCAGGAACTGCTTGGACCTATATGAGGAAATCATTACAGAAGAAGTTACTGCTAAAGAAGCCTCCCATAGTGAC CTGCAATCTGCATATGATAAGTGTCAGaaacaaatgaaagccctaATTGAAAAACTCAAGGAAATTCAAATGAAG AACACAAGCTTACAGAATGAAAATATTTGCTTGAAGAAGAATATTTCGGCCCTTATCAAAACAGCAAGAGTAGAAATTAATCGAAAAGATCAGGAAATCAACAATCTGGAGCGTCG cTTGTCTACACCAAGAAGTTTCCGCAATTTTAAGTCTGTTCCTCCGCATAAGACGCACTGCCAGGGGGACATGCCCTATAGAGATGTGAGATCAATGAATGTGGGTAATATGAGAACTGAAGTAAAAGTCCAAAGCACCTCGTCTGAGGCCACTGTTTCTGGCAATTCTGATAAAAATGCTCCAGAAAAGGGAAATATTTCAGGTCTtgtggaaagtggcacattaATTACCTCAAAATACCAAAATGCTATGCACAACAAAGACAGTTTGGACTCTTTACAGAAGGAGGTAACAAAAAGCCACTTAAATGCAggagaaaagaaacaaaggaaagaaaaagacagAGATCTCAGAGGGAGGAAGGAAGAGCGACAGCAAATTACAAATTTAGAAAACGAAAAGAGAAACTTTGATTTAAGAGGAAAGTTAAACCTGTCTGATAAAATTGCCCCAGAAAAGAGGAATATTTCAGGTCTTGTGGAAATTGGCACATTAATTACCACAAAATGCCAAAATGTTATGCACCACAAAGAGAGTCTGGACTCTTCTTTCCAGAAGGAGGTACCAGAAAGCCACCTAAATGCAGGAGAAAAGAAaccaaggaaagaaaaagacaCAGATAACAGGGATAGAGATCTCAGAGGGAGGAAGGAAGAGCGACAGCAAATTACAAGCTtagaaaatgaaaagagaaaCTTTGATTTAAGAGGAAAGTTAAACCTGTTTGATAAAATTGCCCCAGAAAAGGGGAATATTTCAGGTCCtgtggaaagtggcacattcattacCACAAAATTCCAAAATGTTATGCACCACAAAGAGTGTCTGGACTCTTCTTTACAGAAGGAGGTGTCAGAAAGCCAATTAAATGCAGGAGAACAGAAaccaaggaaagaaaaagacaCAGATAACAAGGACAGAGATCTCAGAGGGAGGAAGGAAGAGCGACAGCAAATTACAAatttagaaaatgaaaagagaaaCTTTGATTTAAGAGGAAAGTTAAACCTGTCTGATAAAATTGCCCCAGAAAAGGGGAATATTTCAGGTCTTGTGGAAACTGGCACATTAATTACCACAAAATGCCAAAATGTTATGCACCACAAAGAGAGTCTGGACTCTTCTTTACAGAAGGAGGTACCAGAAAGCCACTTAAATGCAGGAGAAAAGAAaccaaggaaagaaaaagacaCAGACAACAGGGATAGAGATCTCAGAGGGAGGAAGGAAGAGCGACAGCAAATTACAAGCTtagaaaatgaaaagagaaaCTTTGATTTAAGAGGAAAGTTAAACCTGTCTGATAAAATTGCCCCAGAAAAGGGGAATATTTCAGGTCTTGTGGAAACTGGCACATTAATTACCACAAAATGCCAAAATGTTATGCACCACAAAGAGAGTCTGGACTCTTTACAGAAGGAGGTACCAGAAAGCCACTTAAATGCAGGAGAAAAGAAaccaaggaaagaaaaagacagAGATCTCAGAGGGAGGAAGGAAGAGCGACAGCAAATTACAAGCTtagaaaatgaaaagagaaaCTTTGATTTAAGAGGAAAGTTAAACCTGTCTGATAAAATTGCCCCAGAAAAGGGGAATATTTCAGGTCTTGTGGAAATTGGCACATTAATTACCACAAAATGCCAAAATGTTATGCACCACAAAGAGAGTCTGGACTCTTCTTTGCAGAAGGAGGTACCAGAAAGCCACTTAAATGCAGGAGAAAAGAAaccaaggaaagaaaaagacaCAGACAACAGGGATAGAGATCTCAGAGGGAGGAAGGAAGAGCGACAGCAAATTACAAGCTtagaaaatgaaaagagaaaCTTTGATTTAAGAGGAAAGTTAAACCTGTCTGATAAAATTGCCCCAGAAAAGGGGAATATTTCAGGTCTTGTGGAAACTGGCACATTAATTACCACAAAATGCCAAAATGTTATGCACCACAAAGAGAGTCTGGACTCTTCTTTACAGAAGGAGGTACCAGAAAGCCACTTAAATGCAGGAGAAAAGAAaccaaggaaagaaaaagacaCAGACAACAGGGATAGAGATCTCAGAGGGAGGAAGGAAGAGCGACAGCAAATTACAAGCTtagaaaatgaaaagagaaaCTTTGATTTAAGAGGAAAGTTAAACCTGTCTGATAAAATTGCCCCAGAAAAGGGGAATATTTCAGGTCTTGTGGAAACTGGCACATTAATTACCACAAAATGCCAAAATGTTATGCACCACAAAGAGAGTCTGGATTCTTCTTTACAGAAGGAGGTACCAGAAAGCCACTTAAATGCAGGAGAAAAGAAaccaaggaaagaaaaagataCAGATAACTGGGATCTCAGAGGGGGGAAGGAAGAGCGACGGCAAATTACAAGTTTAGAAAACGAAAAAAGAAACTTTGATTTAAGAGGAAAGTTAAACCTGTCTGATAAAATTGCCCCAGAAAAGGGGAATATTACAGGTCTTGTGGAAATTAGCACATTAATTACCACAAAATGCCAAAATGTTATGCACCACAAAGAGAGTTTGGACTCATCTTTACAGAAGGAGGTATCAGAAAGCCACTTAAATGCAGGAGAAAAGAAaccaaggaaagaaaaagacaCGGATAACAGGGACGGGGATCTCAAAGGGAGGAAGGAAGAGCGACAGCAAGTTACAAGTTTAGAAAACGAAATAAGAAACTTTGATTTAGGAGGAAAGTTAAACCAGTCATCTTCAAACCATGGCAAAAATGAAGGTGACCAAGAAAGTAAGGGCACAAAATCTGACGGGAATCATGAAACGggcaacaaaatatatttcaattcaAGTGGTTACGAGAAATCAAGCAGTACAAGAGGGAAGACGCAGCTGAGAGATCAACCTCACCCAAAAGATAAGCTTAAGAATAAACATGAAAAATCACCACAGAAAAGGGACTCTAAAGGATATGAGAGATGCCGAGAAACAGAATACAGAAGAAGTGCAACTGGAAAAGAAGACAACCAGCCACGCAGGTCAAAAAGAACTATTCCATTCCCAAAAGAAGAAACCTCTCACAAATCTGTTAAATGTGACCTTAATGACAGCAGGAATAGAAATGATTTGGGTAGAAAAGAAAAACGCACCTCTGACTACAACAAAGACTTGAGATCCACATATAACAAAGAATCGAGGTGTTttagtaaaaatgaaatgtccACATCTAAAAATGGTAAGCAAACCAGAGATGATAAAAGTACAAAATCTGATAGAAGACACGATGAAAAGAGAAGGTCCAGAGATGATCGAGATGCAAGTAGACGGGAAAGAAAAGGACCCACAGAAAAAGAAAGGTTGATATCCCAATCTCCaaataagaaaagaaacaaagtagATTCCTGTAGTGCAGAGCAAGAGTCTCCAAGTACGCTGAGCAATGGTAAAACAAATGCCGAAAAAAAGCCACCCTGTGAGCAAGACACCAAACTGTCTTTTATGGAGACACTGAATCTTACTCTTTCTCCAGCTAAAAAGAAATCGCAGTGTGAAGTGGAACATGGCAGTAAAAACGTGTCTGAATCTAATGTGGAATGTACCATTGTTGCGGCAGAGGATGTTGTGTCTTCTGAAGTGTTTGATTGTTTAGAAAAtgctggggagaaaaaaactcTATCAAACTTAAGAGCCACTAAAGAGATTGACTCAACTACTATAACAGAGACACAAGAGTTGCAAGTTGGTGGTGTTCACATAGAAGAGCCTCTATCTCTGTGTGAATCTATAAGAACTGTAGACCCAATTACATGTCTTCAGGAGTTACCACCAGCATTGATACTCAAGCACATTAATGCAACACCCATAAAAAAAGTACCACCTGAAGTATTTTTGGCTGATGACTTAATTTCTTTGAGCTCTGATGAGATGGAGACACATAGTTGTGTAGATGGATCAGATATAGGTGAACTTGAGTCATTCATTGAAATTGACAAGTGTAGTGGTAGTGAAAGTCCTAATGAATCAAACCCAGACAAAGATATAGTGCAAACTGAAATCTGTCAAGATCAAGCAATGCTTGCTGAGCAAATACCCGATCCTGCTGCTGGCACCACAAGTAATTTGGAaccaaatacaaatgaaaacCTAAAAG ATGCAGATACAAGCCACCAGTGTATGTCCTTGTCAAAGGAACTAAACAAGGAGAACTGTCAACCAGCGAACAAGGCAGACACTGATTCTGGGAATGATTGGCTTGTAATTTCTTCAGATGAGGTGGAAGAAGGGGAAATTATTAGTGATAACGAAGATGCTttcaaatctgaaaaaactctagaaagctctgaaaaaaataattctgcagAGGAAGTGAACATCATTCATAGTCAAGTAACTTGCACAAGAGAAATGTCATCTTTGACTGATGCTAATGGGGTGGTTTCAAAAACACCTCCTGCATCCAAGGAGAAAGCGAAAATAAGGACCAAAACCAAATTAATACCATTACCAAACAGTACATCAAGAAAGCAGAAGCCTTGCCTTGAAGGCATTGTGCAAATTGTTAAACCATCAACTGTACTGGATGTGCTTCTGATGTCAAGGGTTATCAGGAAGCACATAAGAACAAAATACATGAAATTTAAGATGCAGGTTTCAGTCCGCCAGTTCCATAGTGTAATAGAACAtggaacattatattttttagagTTAATGAAGACTATTGATTGGTCCACATTGTGTTCATCACCTGACCGTGTGAAGAAATGTGCCTGTAAGTACATTGAATCCAAAATGAAACGGGTAAAAAAGAATGGGATTGTGGACCGCATATTTGAACAGCGCTTAGAGGACATGAAAAAGAAACTATGGAAATTCGTAGATGAACAGCTTGATTGTTTGTTTGATAAACTTAAAGCAATGCTTACAAGACTATGTGACAAAGTCAAACAGCAGCGTGATGATAGTACAAACCTGTTGACGTCTGAAACCACTGCAAACCCCAAAGTATTTTCTGTCCTTGTAAATGATCCCCACAAAACcagcaaaaacaagaaaaaaaatctgtctcaGTTGTCTAAAAAAATGCTTAGACATGGAACGTGTTTGAGACAAGAGCAACATGAATTGCCATATGGAAGTAAAGGTTATGCTACAAAACATCCTAATGTTAGTAACAAGCTGACCCATCCAAAGAAAGGGGGGGCTGTTTCCCCTGTAAGTGACACCAGGCCTGCCATTGCACTtggcaaaaatgtaaatgcaaatCATGCTGCAAAACATTCACACATTAGTAACAAATCTCTTTCACTAAAACCTGATAGATCCATACAAAATACTTCAGAGTTGTCCTTTAGTTTACTGAGTGATGACCACATGGGAGAATTATTTAAAAGCTTACTTCACCATTCAGACCATTTGGTCCCTAACAACATTTTGGATGAGGACATATTCATTTGTATATCTCCTGAGAAAAACAACTCTTTGCAGAAAagtgaaaatgtgaatttgtcAACAGAACTGACAACTCCAACACAATCTTTTGCTTCTTGGCCTCCTGTTTTCCCTTCACAATCAAAGACATTTTCTAGGTTTGATCATTTCCTTCACCCAGATGTCCTTGATGAAAGTTGCATGCTGGAGATTCCCAACAGTGCTTCATCTGTCAAGAATATTCCAAGCTCAGAGGAAAGGACAAAATCCTTTACTTCAATCCTTTTAGAAGATCTTGCAGTGTCTCTTACTGTACCGTCACCTTTGAAGTCTGATTCTCACCTTAGCTTTCTTCGAGAAGCTAGCGCCCCTGAAACAGTTTTGGGAGAAATTCTTGATCCCCTTTGCATAGAAGATGCTCTTCTTGAGGAAGAtgcaactgaacaagacatacatttAACACTGGATTCTGAAAACTCAAGCAGCTGCTCATTGCCAGATACGAATGATACTCCCTCCACTTTTCAGTGCCATCCTAGTGAGCCAATGCAAGCAGTTGTCATGGAGAAATCAAATGATCACTTCATTGTAAAGATTAGACGAGCTGTGTCTAACTCTCCAAACGCAGAATGCTCATCAACTGAAGATGCCAGTATTGCTACCACACACCTGGCACAACCTGAGGTTAAAACCCTTAGCAATGTGTCATGTAACAGTAATGAAGGAGAGAGCGGTTCTGATCTACTTGGTGAAGGTGTGGGTTGTCAAAGTGAAATGTACATGCGTGGCAATGGTGGCAATAAGACTTCTGAAGAGATTTTAGGCCAGCCATCCTTTAGTAATGAAACAAGGAGTGTTAATGCACTAGAAGCAGTAACCAAGTTACTCGAAGGTTTAAATGCTTCTTGTACTACAACAGCAACAGACGTAAATACGTCTTGCGATACCGTGAAACACAGCACTGGAAGTGTAAAAGAAGTTGACGTGTGTTCTGGCAATACCAATGTAGATCCATTAGGAGAAGAGGCATCCAATCTATGCATTGCTGAGGACACGGGGCCGACTGTGGtcaaaaagaggaaaaatgtaGCAAAGGAAGAGTCACTGCCAAAGAGACAGAAAGGTTCATCACACCAAGATTCTGAAACTGAACGTAGTAAAAGCAGGCGCATTGATAAAACTGATGCAAACACATCTTTGGATGCAGAGAAGTGTAGTGGAAAGCACAATAGATCATCTAGTGATGATCTAACATGTATGTCTTCCCCCAGTAATCTGTCTGCCAAAAACATTATCAAAAAGAAAGGAGAGGTCATTGTGTCTTGGACAAG GGAAGAAGACCGTACAATTCTTCTTGAATGTCAGAAGCTTGGACCAAATGAGAAGACGTTTGAGTTCTTATCTTTGAAGATGAATAAACTCCCGTTTCAG atagaAGAAAGGTTCCGGCAATTACTCAAGTTGTTCAAGAAGTCCAAACATGCCAAAAGCTGA